TCGCTAATTGTAATAAAAATTTAACATAACTGTAATAAAACCGTAATATTGAAATGATAAAATAATAAAAACAAAGATTTTTTTAATGAAAATCCTAAACGGATATGTTATAATCGGACAAAATTTGATAAAGGAATATTAACTTAGAAAAAAGGAAGGTTTTTTATCCCGATGTTTAATCTAAAATATAAAGACGACCTGTATAAGTTTATCCTTTCGATTTTTGTGTTATCCGTTATTTCGGTTTTTTTAATAGCGGTTACCGTTATACTTTTTTATAGCTACCCCGCAATTATCAGGTACGGCTTTCCATTTTTATGGGTTAAGGAGTGGAATCCTCCAAAAGAGGTTTTTGGCGCGCTCACCTTTCTTGCCGGAACTTTTATGGTAACATTTCTTGCTTTATTGTTTGCCATACCTTTTAGTTTCGGCATAGGTATATTTCTTCAGGAATACTGCCCGTTATTTTTAAGAGGAATTTTTACCGTAATCATAGAAATGCTGGCAGGGATACCAAGCGTTGTTTTCGGCGTATGGGGTGTTTTAACCATAGTTCCATGGCTGAGGGAATCCGTCGAACCCTTTTTTGACAGACATTTTTCGAGCATACCGTTTTTAAAGGTCGAGGAGAATATCGGATACGGAATACTTGCGGCAAGCATTGTCGTGGCGTTTATGATTTTACCTATTATATCATCCATCACGAAAGACTCTTTAGCATCCGTCCCTAAAATTGCAAAAGACGGAGCGCTTGCTATGGGGGCTACAAGGCTCGATGTCATCAAAGATGTTTCGCTGCCTTATGCATTGAACGGGATTTATGGGGGAATAATACTGGGTTTCGGTAGGGCGGTGGGAGAAACGATCGCCGTCGTGCTTCTGATAGGAAATCAGGCTATCGTTCCAAAGTCTTTGTTTAGCGTCGGCTATACGATATCGGCCGTTCTTGCCAATACTTTTACCTTTGCGGTAATCAGCCCTATATACGCATCCGCCG
The Candidatus Acidulodesulfobacterium ferriphilum genome window above contains:
- the pstC gene encoding phosphate ABC transporter permease subunit PstC, with protein sequence MFNLKYKDDLYKFILSIFVLSVISVFLIAVTVILFYSYPAIIRYGFPFLWVKEWNPPKEVFGALTFLAGTFMVTFLALLFAIPFSFGIGIFLQEYCPLFLRGIFTVIIEMLAGIPSVVFGVWGVLTIVPWLRESVEPFFDRHFSSIPFLKVEENIGYGILAASIVVAFMILPIISSITKDSLASVPKIAKDGALAMGATRLDVIKDVSLPYALNGIYGGIILGFGRAVGETIAVVLLIGNQAIVPKSLFSVGYTISAVLANTFTFAVISPIYASAEVELALILLAVSLIVNIVGRNILNKVIGGRFNRSQFGGG